One Castanea sativa cultivar Marrone di Chiusa Pesio chromosome 4, ASM4071231v1 DNA window includes the following coding sequences:
- the LOC142632356 gene encoding uncharacterized protein LOC142632356, which yields MSKDIAKDMRWHKDEQLEDGDYLRHPADSIVWKAFDKKHAWFVADSRNVRLGLASDGFNPFGNMSTSYSTWPIVLMPYNLPPWRCMKDPYMILSLLIPGCKAPENKIDVYLRPLVDDLKELWNEGIKMYDASMQHSFKLHAALLWTINDFPAYANLSGWSTKGKLACPICNENTESSYLKSSHKLCYMGHCQFLPQEHNWRKKEEEFFDGTEEHRIAPNELSEAQLLQQLMNVPEVQFGNDEATRKRKRTKIELNWTKKSTLMYDRGKGKNKDTSNERKDLEDMGIRKDLHLQKTGTSMKMPQAKYTLTKAENTRFCDWLKNVKFSDGYASNISRCVNTNKGIISGMKSHDLHEDIVVILCKMEMIFPPAFFDIMRFVQNRARPEGSIAKGYLSIECLTFCSMYLREIETVWSCEERNSDRCQGERDVGLSVFSQPVRPLGAPKYVRLDDTRTQARCEHYLEIQGEGIIDIDHKHEVEFENWFHNLVCGSNATNVSKELYSLACGSDAPIAIYQGCIVNGVRFHTKDREHTRRTQNSRVFVSGEDGGTKTNYYGMEQECKGMSILQV from the exons ATGTCGAAAGATATAGCTAAAGACATGAGGTGGCACAAAGATGAGCAACTTGAAGATGGAGATTACCTTAGACATCCTGCCGATTCAATAGTGTGGAAAGCGTTTGATAAAAAACATGCTTGGTTTGTTGCAGATTCCCGCAATGTGCGACTTGGTTTAGCAAGCGATGGGTTCAATCCATTTGGTAACATGAGTACATCATATAGCACGTGGCCAATAGTACTTATGCCGTATAATTTACCTCCATGGAGGTGTATGAAGGATCCGTATATGATTTTGTCCTTACTTATTCCTGGATGTAAGGCACCTGAAAACAAAATTGATGTGTATTTGCGGCCGTTGGTGGATGATTTAAAAGAATTATGGAATGAAGGCATCAAGATGTATGATGCATCAATGCAACATTCATTTAAGTTGCATGCAGCATTATTATGGACTATTAATGATTTTCCTGCATATGCAAACTTATCTGGGTGGTCTACTAAAGGAAAGTTAGCATGTCCCATATGTAATGAGAATACAGAGTCGAGTTATTTGAAGTCTAGCCACAAATTGTGTTACATGGGTCATTGTCAATTCTTACCTCAGGAGCATAATTGgcgcaaaaaagaagaagaattttttgATGGAACTGAAGAGCATAGGATAGCCCCTAATGAATTATCAGAAGCTCAACTGTTACAACAACTAATGAATGTTCCAGAAGTGCAATTCGGAAATGATGAAgctacaagaaaaagaaagcgcACGAAGATTGAGTTGAATTGGACaaagaaaa GTACACTGATGTATGATCGtggaaaagggaaaaacaaagaCACTTCTAATGAACGAAAGGATTTAGAAGATATGGGCATACGTAAAGATTTGCACTTACAGAAAACTGGTACATCTATGAAAATGCCACAAGCAAAGTATACATTGACAAAAGCTGAGAATACAAGATTCTGTGATTGGCTGAAAAATGTTAAGTTTTCTGATGGGTATGCATCTAACATTAGTAGATGCGTGAACACCAATAAGGGTATTATTTCAGGAATGAAAAGCCATGATCTTCAT GAAGACATTGTTGTGATTTTATGCAAAATGGAAATGATATTTCCACCTGCTTTTTTCGATATAATG CGGTTTGTGCAAAATAGAGCACGTCCAGAAGGATCAATTGCTAAGGGATATTTATCTATTGAATGTTTGACATTCTGCTCCATGTATCTTCGTGAGATTGAGACAGTATGGAGTTGTGAGGAGCGGAATAGCGACAGGTGCCAAGGGGAAAGGGATGTAGGCTTGTCTGTTTTTTCACAACCAGTACGTCCTTTAGGAGCACCAAAATATGTAAGACTTGATGATACGCGTACACAGGCTCGATG TGAGCATTATTTGGAGATCCAGGGAGAAGGCATCATTGACATTGATCATAAGCATGAAGTTGAATTCGAAAATTGGTTCCACAATCTTGTATGTGGGAGTAATGCAACAAATGTGTCCAAAGAATTATATAGTCTTGCATGCGGATCTGATGCTCCAATTGCCATTTACCAAGGTTGCATTGTGAATGGTGTTAGGTTCCACACAAAAGACCGTGAACATACTCGTCGTACTCAAAATAGCAGAGTCTTTGTTTCGGGTGAAGATGGTGGAACAAAAACTAACTACTATG GGATGGAACAAGAATGCAAAGGGATGAGCATTTTACAAGTGTGA
- the LOC142632648 gene encoding uncharacterized protein LOC142632648, giving the protein MSPLDGPPHEMVVLTTSAPMPNKRKRGRNLCTKFKKLRENGLVPITIAPGAQGPMGENASVFTRRVGFIVREHANLSYQSWSKAPQEHQQMLKNRLVADFTLDLNRVEDKKCMEISLSTTYNNVRSNFYKEFLKFSKEEVRANVPPDLT; this is encoded by the exons ATGTCTCCACTTGATGGACCACCGCATGAGATGGTAGTCCTTACTACATCTG CACCTATGCCCAACAAACGAAAAAGAGGTAGAAATCTATGCACcaagtttaaaaaattgagGGAAAATGGACTTGTTCCAATAACCATCGCTCCAGGGGCCCAAGGACCTATGGGCGAAAATGCTAGTGTGTTTACAAGAAGGGTGGGCTTCATCGTTCGTGAACATGCGAACCTTAGCTATCAATCTTGGTCTAAGGCCCCACAAGAACACCAACAAATGTTGAAGAATCGTTtggtg GCTGATTTCACGTTGGACCTAAATCGCGTTGAGGATAAGAAGTGTATGGAGATTTCATTGTCTACTACCTATAATAATGTTCGGAGTAACTTTTACAAGGAGTTCTTGAAATTTAGTAAGGAGGAAGTGAGGGCCAATGTTCCACCAGATTTGACATAG